The genomic window CAACACAAGCAATCCAAGTGAGTCAAATCGGCTCAAATAAATTGTGATGGCCTTTGAACAGTAACACTTAAGGCGCTTTtccaccacaggaactttaccctggaactagggacttaacCCCTGAATTACAAGagttttgaccggaggaaccagggtctaaatttagttcaggggtagttaatctccccctgaaaaacCCCTTCTTAGGGGTTAGTACTTTTCAatggttttttttctccatatgtcactggcctgatttgcacaatctacccggggcttCAGTccgcggtccaaacgcagacaacaatgggcgcacaggaaccatttagttcaggggaaagtagttctgggggctaaaagaccccgtaACTCTTgttcgaaatgcacctttattgGCAATTAAATTTATACCAAACTTGCATCACATGACCACACTGCAACGGTATGTGAATATGCATCTATATTTGGAGTATCAGTATCTTACTTATAGCTGGAGCTATCCCTCCCACCGAGCCCGGTCCAGGTATATTTCCAGCCACAGCTGCTGCTTgggctgcagctgctgcctgAGCTGTGGCAGCCTGCTGCTGCATCTGCCTGTGACACTGACGAAGGTCAAACACCTGGTGGGAGAGAAGAGACTGTAAACACTGAAAATTCAGCAGCAATTAACCCCCCACATCGAGGATATGTAACCAACACAGGCTGCCAATCAGGGGCGAACCCAGCAGTAGCAGTTGAGCTGTGTGAGGATTACTTAGTTCCACTAATGAGAGACGTGAAAAACAAGGTTGAGGAACTGTTGCAGTACCGGAGACACTGTCCTCTAAAATTCACACttgtgaaacacacattttaatgagGGCAAGTAGCCTCAGGAGACTGCATGAAAAAGATGTTCCCACAGCTGTTTACCcaagaggaaaaacaacagtttttaaATATACCCACTTTCTCCAAGTCCACAGAGCCATGTCCTCACCTTGATGTAAGCACTGGGGTAGATTTTGTGCACAGCGTCTCCAGGGGCTCGGCCTGCTTCTCTATCCAGGTAGTAACTCTGAACAAACACTGCGTGGTCACTGAGGCATCGCACCCACACATCTCCCTCGCCTTTACACTCCAGCTGAACCCCTTTACCAATGTGAAGTctggaagagagagtgagagcaggGAATAAAGACAAGTGTAGTAACATGTGGAGTTTTCAGTATAAATAAACCTCAAGTCATGAACATTTGATAACACCTAAACACAATTGATTTGCTGTAATACAACACGACTAGCAAAGATGTTGTATGCTCTTTGTTGGCATTATAGAAGCGTCTTTTGTGTTCAAATGTACAGTAACATCTGTGGTTGAAAGCAGAAAGGCTGTAACAGATTTAAATATTGGATGTAATATGGTCACCTACCTTGCTCTTTCAATAGCCTCAGTGCGATGAACGTTGCTGAGCTGGCCCAAACAGAACCGGTCTCCTCCTGAGGGGTCGACATAGCCGTCCACAGTCACGATGGGGCAAGAAGAGGGCACTTTAAACGTCTCCCCAACTTGAACATCCATCTCAAAATAGGCGATGGAGCACCAGTAGTCAGGAGCTGCAGAGGGGGGAACAAAATCACTGTGCATCAGTAGAAGTTATCTTTGTGTAGATGCTGTTATACAGTTACATTGTGACATAGTTAGCAAGGACACATAGATATCCGCATTGTTAATCAGATTTATTCAGACATGTTCTAATTCACCACACATTAAATTAGGGGCAGAGTTTATGTGCGTTCTCACCTGGGTGATTGGATATAGGAGGCTGAAAGGCAAGCTCATTATGCACCGgccctgagagagacagagaggggattcagtcattaacaaaaaaaattattacatgagtgatttttttctgctgagtgATATTCAGCTAAGGTTACTTCTTACAGTAGTGCGTTGGATGTGGCATAGGAGGGTGGTGCTGTAGATGACCATTGGTGTGGTGGGGTATGTTGGGGGTAAAGTTGTTGTTTCTAGACCAGGTTGCGCTGGCACCTAGCAAGGTGTGATGAGAAAAGAAGTCAGACATTTACAGGAGCAACTCAGAGAGCGGACTCACAGCTTCACGAATATTCACAGGAAcaattcaaagaaaataaatctagGAGTtcttgattattattttaagcaGAACTATTATCAATGTTAAGTCAAATTCTATACAAGACATAAATGCTGTTACCTTTCAAACACCTgctaaaaataaagtcaatcatCGTGCAAACACATAaggtgtttttccaccgcaggaactttaccccagaactagggactttacccctgaactacgtgcgtttcgaccagaggaaccagagtctaaatttagttcaggggtagataatcttccCCCTgtaaagcccctgcttgggtggtagtacttttcaaaggtcctgggactttcggtggaacgtaacagtgtttgtggagtttacacagatgttgaaacacagagggagttcatGGGAATGCAaaatagtttagttttttataaagatttcaaaatattatttaatataatattttttctccatacgtcactggcctgatttgtacaatctacccaggacttcagcccacagttgaaatgcagacaacaatgggggcacaggaaccttttagttccgggaaAAGtaattctgggggctaaaagacccggaactcttggtcgaaatgcaacTATAGACATTTTGAAACTGCATCTTACTGCCTGATCCAGCAGCAATGGCAGGAAAGCCCGACGTTGAGGCAGAGGTGGAAGCCTCAGCAGGTGGAAGCAGGTTTGGGGTGCCGAATGATTCAGCAGGGTTTGGGCGGCTGCCTGAAGGGGGGTGCTGGATGGTCTGGATGGAGTGCCCTCCGTCGATGGAGGGTAGACTCTGAGGTCCATCAAAATCATACTCATCCTTCACCATCAGTGCTGAGCTGGTTGCAGACGGGGTCAGTGTCAGTCCTGATAAGTCTGTGGGCCATGAGAAATGATGAGAAGATGGTCTTAGGTCACTTCAGTACATCATGCACTGTCACAGAGAACTGAAGCTGTAGAACTACATCTCTTATAGTCCTGATTAGTGTCAGTGGGGTCCACTCATTCCCCCGTACATTCTCACTGATACTAACACTGACTGAAAATCTTAACTTGTAACTCACCTATGCCAGGAGACACCACTCTCTCATAGTGATAGGGGTTGACACACACATTGTCACACTTGAGGTCAAAGGCAAACTGGCAGTATTTGACGTGCTTTAGTTCATTCTTATGCAGGTCGGGCCACCGCCACAGCCGGGCATAGATTACATGAGGAAACCCTTTCCGGCCAGCAACCTGGGGACAacaaaaatatgtcaaaagaataaaaggcaaaaaaacgGTTAAAGTCAGGCGTTAACAAATTGTCCTTGTAGTGGAATCAAAGTGTTCCACTCTTGTGGTGAGTGGTATGATTTAACacatcacaaaaataaaagtaataatcaTTTTATGAGTGGTTCTAACACACCCGTGGCTTTTAAACTGGATCACAGATAGGGTCCCTTCTAAGGTACAATGGCACAGAGTTATACTTGAATATGTCCCGCTGGACTACCTAACATGTAAATTACATTCCAGAGACGATGTTTTCCGTAGAACATGGGAACCCTTCCTGatatatattgggctaaatgtttccactattcttacaagaggctttgtgctatagacacaactttttaatatcatcactattattattattattattattattttaaattatatttattcccttgttattattatatttctttttccTCTATCTTTGCACTGCTACAATGTACATTGTGAACCCTGTCTCTTTCTGACGCCTGTATTAACTTAACCTGAATGCCAACCATGATATATATGTGAGCCAaatgtatatgttttgtttgtttaaaaaaatctaataaatatatttataaaaaaaaacacacccgtGGCTTAGAAACTGCCTCAAACATATCTGCTTCCAaagccaatttttttttttaaactaaactaatGATTGTGACGCTTTCACAGCCAGCAGTGTTTAAATTAAATCTTGCCAATCCAATCAGTGTAAAACTATAGTGGTGAATGATTTCTTTGTTGGTTTGACAGCAAAAATgccaaatgtttctcaaatttGAAGACTTTATGAAAAGACACATCATCATCTTTGAGTTTTCCACTGTTGGCTGCATAACTGAAGCGATGCACAGATGTCTCCACTTTATTGGGTGAATTAAATTTGACGTTCACTATTGTCTGACATTCCCAAATGTAATGTTCATAAATCTGAATTGAAAATGGTTATTAACTTAAGGCCTATGAGTTACAAGGAATAACTGTTAGTTTAATTCATGAAAAAGGGGGTTTGCAAATTAATCGGATGTGTGCATACTTCATTAGATAAAcagatgtttgtgtctgtttgagataaacagacaaaaacataaaatattaactGAGCAAACACTTGTTCTTGTCACTACAAATAAATGGTTACCTACAGAATAAAGGTTGCTATCATATTTATGTGTTTCCTACCTGTAGCCGTCCATCTAGTGTCCTCTGGATGGTCACACACTTGCTGGGATGGGCTCCGTTGGTTGTGATGGCTGTGATTAGGGAGTCAAGCTCATCCTTCTTCTCCTTTAGCTTTTTAACCAAGCTCTCTATGGCCCGCTTAGCAAAAGTCTCGCTCTCGCCACCCTGTCTGTGGCACATAAGGCTGTGCACAATGCTCAGGCAGGCATCGTTGCTGGTAGGTGTGTTGGTGATCGACATCTTGACTCTTGTGTCTGACTGATATTTCTGAGACTGTGTTTGTTGCTAATGCAGCTTCACATAATCAGGAAACTGGAGTGGCGACTGTCTTCAAGGAGTGAGGGCGACAAGAtctgaaaagagaggaaagaatgtTTGATATGACGATTTGAGAGGGAGCTGTTCATTCAACATAGTGGTCACTGTAGAGGATAAAGTTAGTGGTACTGTTGTAGTATTATAATAAGGGAGCTTTCCAAGTctcttttatatgtatttattatttagatttagaGCCTCATGAGGATCTTTTGGTAAAAAGGGGCTTCAATTTTCACATCTGACACGTACCCTATGACAGCTGTTAGTGCAGTCAAATATCACAATTTGAGAATAGTTCATCTTCTTGATGGTggtcttgttttctgttttagctAATCAAGAAGATGAACTATTAATTTCCGTCCGCACCAgataaaactcctcacaggggttaaacaacaaaacattacaGACCAAGAGttacaaatgacaaaaaaaaggccTTTCCACACCATCCTGTTacgtttgtttctctggaacagcaataatgttcctgggtcaatttgacgtggggcatattcaattatccaaaagtgtcagaaccccaaaaaatcccaatacacatttttttgaacctaattttaactccattactaaccttgacttaaatcaagatttagtccattggtgttctttaattctcacagatcatggttcaatgaggataactcactcgtttttcattaaaatccatgttaaagcgtgacatagatttttgtgtatttcattttaaattttgaatatttttattttttatgaagtgatgttgataaattaactagagacacctcttctgtcacatgctacccagatttttatgctgcatttagctggtttggaaggcaaatattgtctaaaatagactttaaaaagggtcaatttaacctgcaacataacaggagggttataaGGTTTAAAACCGAAactgaacaacacaacaatcacaacagTGCGTGGATTAAGGTATACAATGCGTGGGTTGTTTTGTTACCAGAAACATCTCGTAGCCGAGGAAAGGGACTGTGCACTACTAACACATGTTCTAAAACTCTCACTGCTAAAAATAACTGTTTCATTTGAGCAGTTACTGAGAATATCCTtgttactgattacttttagaGGGAAAACCGAGAAAAAcaatgtttctgttttgccCCTGACTGGCAGATGGCATGATCCAGTGACTGTAGTATCGTTAGTTAGCAGTATTATACAAACAGAGGCTCACCAAACAACCATGTGCACAAAGAAGAAGCATCTCATGCATACAAATCTTCTTTAAGAACGACGAACAAAAGTATATATCATATAAAAGCAAGGTATAAAGAGCTCTTGTCGCTTTAGCTTGCTAGCGGCGCCGCTCTGACTGGAGCTCAACCTGCATCAAGTTACTGAAGACGGACCAAGCTAACCGGAAGTATCATTTACCTTCAAGTTAAAATGAATTCATTTTAGACAGTTTCACAGCACTATATTACTCAGAACATTTATTCAATAACATGTAAATACACTTAACCGTTTGttgcattattatttgaatcattattatttaaatcatggctttaaaatacatttatcttatttagGTATTTATGTCTACCATATTTTTAACTtgtctttccactattacttattttataaatttttctgtattgattttatttcaaagtattttatttataatcatgccttttctacccatcttctcagttctgttctgtacattctTTATACCTATGCTATAAGGCtatgcacatttttcaccacgTCACTGgttttataaatatttgtaaatttacttatttagttgtgtgtATACATtgctaatacatttttaataattgctattttatatgctcttgtttgctttatgctgttttgcactgtctactttgctgctgtaacacttacatttccccgttgtgggacgaataaaggattatcttatcttatcttttctaaatttaccattgctgttgttttctatcTCTGCTATTCTATGAAGCAATTTGGGTGGCTTGTTTTTATGCAtcaaaggtgctatataaataacatTGAGTTGAGAGATAGGTTGcagtttttattatatttccCACTGTTATTATGAGGCCAATTTGtgcccacacacacaatggtggttttattttgaaaagcacaACCGGATACAGTCCCTGTGTATTACAGAAAATTGACGTTGGATTTTTCTAGTTATGGCTACCTGCTAAAAACGCACTGAAGACAGTAGAAAACACACAAGCTAACGAAGCATGATCCTTTAGGTTTACTATACTTATTCTACCAATCACCTACTGCTATGTTTCAATGCATGCGAAATAGCCCGACACAGCCGTGAAAAACACCGGCTGGTAAGTCACTGCTGTCTAGTGTAAACTCAATACTGAAATCTTTGCTAATATCGAGAAACGTGCTACTTAGTGTTAGCTCAGGAGGAAGCTAGCAGCCCTGATCTGAACCAAGTTACCTTGCCGACGGGGCCAGCGGTGGGGCTGTGCAGATTCCGTTCTCCTCTCGGATTATCCTCATAAATGTTTACCAGCTGTTTACGAAAACATGGTTGAAGAAAGTTGTTCGCGCACTGTAGCGTTACATCATCAGAAGCAGAGCGCGGCTGAAGGCAGAATTAAATCTCAGATTTCGTGTCAAGCCCCGTCCCACTTCACTCGCTGCTCACAACACTATTTCCTCCTGTGGCGGGTTGCGCATGCGCTATAAAGACTGGTTCATCAAGTGTAATTCATTGATACAATAGAACTACTAATAAATTACTTAATTAAATACCTATATTAATGCGGTAACTGCATGGAGCCAAAACGAGGACTTTAATGTTtgatattgaaaataaaatttggcacTGGAAATtaaatttggcattgaaaataaaatttggcattgGAAATAAAACTtggcattgaaaataaaatttggcattgaaaacacatcctgaaactgaaaaaagaaacattgacattgaaacacttgtattgtaaaaaaaaattgtaacggCACCAAAACAGGTATTCAATGATTGGTTTTACAGTTTCAACTTTTTGTCACCGTTTTGGTGTGTTTTGGCTCCATATAACTGTGCATGGAGGTATTACTATTAACTACACCTGTCCATAAGAACACAATTAACTGTATGGcaactttttatttacagtctatgtatgGCAATCATTTGCCTCTGCTGAATCTTCAGCCTCTTTGTTATCTAacccaggggttctcaaactttttttggcttgtgtaccccttttcaaaaacagtttcagcCAAGCACCCCCTTGTATGGCCGAGAACATTTCTCAGGAAATAATATGGAAAAATAACacgaataaatgtatgcatgtggttttacagtgtcataataacatttaaatgaatgataaCACAAATTCTATActtttgtagtgcaatattttcagaaaaaaaattaaaagattgAGAGCAGCTATTCCCTTTGATGGCCCAAGGAGCCCACCGATtcatttctgtcaaacaagaagcatcAAGATGTAACACAGTTACAAGagttaaaacacattttctttcttttagtgcatttcttttcctctccttatGTCTTCCCATTTACAACCAACCCCACCCTGGGGGGTACATCTGTCACGTACCCTTGCAGTACTCCCTCATACCCCCAGGTACCCtccatttgagaatcactgatCTAACCCATTTGGACTGCTGGCAATATTTCCTTTCCCAGGTAAATTCAGTACTAATGTCCTTGTACCAATAGCCCACTGTATTGAGCCTGTTGCTCTTGGCCGTACATTCTGCAGTGGAGAATTAAacaatatttaatttgtttttcctgTAACTTGACTTAATTTTTCCTGTTActcttttttgtcttgttttctgtttttcaattaaaattatattttagaaTGATTGCCCCCATTAACAAGTCTACTAGTTTATGGATTTATGGATGGATTAACAGCTCTGATATGGACACAATGTTTTATATAGTTTAAATTAAAAGAAGAGCAGCTGTATAATATTGTGCAGAAACTGAAGGACAAAATGGAACGTTCCCTGATCTAGTTAAATGTTAGtgtaaaaaacagagcagagaaggACAAGACAGTTTTATATCAGCTgcttcacacacagctgctcaATCCACAGATTATTATCTCCTCTGTAGTTAATAAGGTGCTAATGAGTTAAGTGACATCAGCTTCTGTGATATTTGGGAGACACTGtttatgtttgatttttcaCTATCATTTTACCCAGTCTACACTCTACAGtaataacaaaacaaacccaCACTCTCTCcgtaacaaacacacagacttgAGTTTATACACCCCACTGGTTGCCAATTTGTCCCAATTACAGATGTGAATATTGCCCGCTGACAAGCAGCACAATGTTGATTAATTATCAGCTCTGGCAGCTAATGTACTTGGCATGCTCACATAATTTGACTTTAATTGTCTGTCATCTCTGatcctctttcttttccctttcttcttctctctctctacgAGCTCTCTGTGATTCTCTCTTTAATGGATAGAAAAAGCCAGGGACAAAGTTGAGTTGCAAGTAATTTTCAatacttagtttttatttattttaatttctcttccttctttttaatgtttctattatattttaattcagcatataacagaaacagaataaaagaatgaaagttgatgttgtgttgctttttaaaaaatatgtatttgtgAGAAGATTTTGATAAAGGGAGCTGTGAGGGGAAAAGGAGAAGATAAACTCTTTGGGTGTGGATACACTCACAAAAAACACTTATCCGGTTGACCAGCAGAGTGCAGTAAACACCAGCATGTGGATGCTGCTCCGCACTGTGGTACTTCTTGCACAGCCAGCGGAGATCACAAACTGCCAGGTGTTTGAATATTGAGAGGGCAAGAGACGAGTTTTATGCTTAATTTgatgaaaaaatattgaaaatagtGTTCTTCTTTCATAAAAGTCAGGTCTCGTGTTGCTACAAAAGTTAAACAACACTATAATTATAACATACACTGAATAAA from Notolabrus celidotus isolate fNotCel1 chromosome 9, fNotCel1.pri, whole genome shotgun sequence includes these protein-coding regions:
- the LOC117818497 gene encoding mothers against decapentaplegic homolog 4-like, coding for MSITNTPTSNDACLSIVHSLMCHRQGGESETFAKRAIESLVKKLKEKKDELDSLITAITTNGAHPSKCVTIQRTLDGRLQVAGRKGFPHVIYARLWRWPDLHKNELKHVKYCQFAFDLKCDNVCVNPYHYERVVSPGIDLSGLTLTPSATSSALMVKDEYDFDGPQSLPSIDGGHSIQTIQHPPSGSRPNPAESFGTPNLLPPAEASTSASTSGFPAIAAGSGSASATWSRNNNFTPNIPHHTNGHLQHHPPMPHPTHYWPVHNELAFQPPISNHPAPDYWCSIAYFEMDVQVGETFKVPSSCPIVTVDGYVDPSGGDRFCLGQLSNVHRTEAIERARLHIGKGVQLECKGEGDVWVRCLSDHAVFVQSYYLDREAGRAPGDAVHKIYPSAYIKVFDLRQCHRQMQQQAATAQAAAAAQAAAVAGNIPGPGSVGGIAPAISLSAAAGIGVDDLRRLCILRMSFVKGWGPDYPRQSIKETPCWIEIHLHRALQLLDEVLHTMPIADPQPLD